A genomic stretch from Malus domestica chromosome 15, GDT2T_hap1 includes:
- the LOC103425030 gene encoding DNA (cytosine-5)-methyltransferase 1-like isoform X2: protein MDPPPSLSCAYICLGMTKKKKKGKPASQKAAPTGSKTKKRNLPQSTEEPSKSRKMPKRAAACTDFKEKSVHISEKSNLIESKKDRVVDQETDAILLTSGEDQDAARPNRWLTDFIVHDESGLPQPVEMLEVADMFISGTILPLNESSDKDKERGVRCEGFGRIESWNISGYEEGSPVIWLSTDVADYDCRKPASSYRKYHDQFFEKARACIEVYKKLSKSKSDTTLDELLAAIARSMSGTKFFSGTAAIKEFVISQGEFIYDQLVGLEETSKKNDLPFTELPVLAALRDESRKCGSFVQSKPATSNGTLKIGSEVIGGEDGLISAGSSIVEAEENEDVKLARLLQEEEYWKSMKQKKRQGSAPGSSKYYIKINEDEIANDYPLPAYYKNSIEETDELIVFDNDYDILNVDDLPRSMLHNWCLYNSDSRLISLELLPMKPCADIDVTIFGSGAMTGDDGSGFFLDSDGSSSGPGAKDADGMPIYLSAIKEWMIELGASMISISIRTDLAWYRLGQPSKQYALWYEPILKTAKVGRSIITLLKEQSRVARLSFAEVIKRLSGFPKDHCAYISSDPAFVERYVVVHGQIILQLFSEFPDAQIKKCPFVVGLTKKMEERHHTKWLVKKKKVVEKSGSNLNPRASMGPVVSKKKAMRATTTRLINRIWGEYYLNYSPEDSNEEEANGEKKEQEVEEEEDKEDIEEDDDEENDNAAVTEQAQKPSSISRQTKSCSNNKEILWDGEPVGTTCSGEALYMRASLRGDEISVGGAVLVELDGSDELPAIYYVEYMYETRNGSKMFHGRLMERGSQTVLGNTANEREVFLTNECTNLALKVVKETSVVDIKLLPWGHQYRKENEEASQKDRERAEDRKKKGLPTEYYCKSLYCPGEGAFFSLSCDTMGLGSGACNSCKVHEAEEAKEIFKVNSSKTGFVYRGAEYSVHDYVYLSPHLFSTERMETETFKAGRNLGLRAYVVCQVLEIIGTKESKRPGPESTQVKVRRFFRPEDISVEKAYCSDIREVYYSEETHLVTVDDIEGKCEVRKKSDLPVCNAPVTFEHIFFCEYLYDPSNGSIKQLLAAIKLRYSTGGGGAESTKRKGKIKEGEDVSEVEKQRVDAEQKRLATLDIFAGCGGLSEGLRQAGISLTKWAIEYEEPAGDAFKLNHPESLVFINNCNVILRAVMEKCGDTDDCISTSEAAELAKALDEKVKNDLPLPWQVDFINGGPPCQGFSGMNRFNQSTWSKVQCEMILAFLSFADYFRPKYFLLENVRNLVSFNKGQTFRLTLASLLEMGYQVRFGILEAGAYGVSQSRKRAFIWAAAPDEILPEWPEPMHVFGVPELKINLSGNSYYAAVRSTAGGAPFRSITVRDTIGDLPAVGNGASKVNLEYEGDPISWFQKKMRGEMAVLTDHISKEMNELNLIRCQRIPKRPGADWQCLPDEKVKLSTGQIVDLIPWCLPNTAKRHNQWKGLFGRLDWEGNFPTSITDPQPMGKVGMCFHPDQDRILTVRECARSQGFRDNYQFSGNILHKHRQIGNAVPPTLAYALGRKLKEAVDSKNKAEE from the exons ATGGATCCTCCTCCTTCATTGTCTTGCGCATATATATGTCTAG GaatgacgaagaagaagaagaagggcaaACCAGCTTCCCAAAAGGCAGCACCTACCGGCTCCAAAACTAAGAAGCGAAATTTGCCTCAGAGCACTGAAGAGCCTTCCAAGTCTCGGAAAATGCCCAAGCGGGCTGCTGCATGTACAGACTTTAAAGAGAAGTCTGTTCACATTTCTGAAAAATCTAATCTTATTGAAAGCAAGAAGGATCGAGTAGTTGATCAAGAAACTGATGCTATACTCCTGACTTCTGGCGAGGACCAAGATGCAGCACGCCCAAACAGATGGCTGACTGATTTTATTGTGCATGATGAAAGTGGGTTACCCCAGCCTGTTGAGATGTTGGAAGTTGCTGACATGTTTATATCTGGTACTATATTGCCTCTCAATGAAAGTTCTGACAAGGACAAGGAAAGAGGTGTTAGATGTGAAGGTTTTGGGCGAATAGAATCTTGGAACATCTCTGGTTATGAAGAGGGCTCTCCTGTGATATGGCTCTCAACTGATGTTGCTGATTATGATTGTCGTAAACCTGCCAGCTCCTATAGGAAATACCATGATCAATTCTTTGAGAAAGCGCGTGCTTGCATAGAGGTTTACAAAAAGCTGTCAAAATCCAAATCTGACACTACTCTTGATGAATTACTTGCTGCCATTGCTCGATCAATGAGTGGAACCAAATTCTTTTCCGGTACTGCAGCTATCAAAGAATTTGTTATATCTCAAGGCGAGTTTATCTATGATCAACTGGTAGGTTTGGAGGAAACATCAAAGAAGAATGATCTGCCGTTTACAGAGCTGCCTGTTCTTGCTGCCCTTAGAGATGAGAGCAGAAAGTGTGGAAGTTTTGTGCAATCAAAACCGGCAACTTCAAATGGAACTCTAAAGATTGGTTCGGAAGTTATAGGCGGAGAGGATGGACTGATTTCAGCCGGTTCATCCATAGTTGAAGCTGAGGAAAATGAGGATGTAAAGTTGGCAAGACTTTTGCAAGAAGAAGAGTACTGGAAGTCAATGAAACAGAAAAAGCGTCAGGGTTCTGCCCCTGGGTCGAGCAAATACTACATCAAAATTAATGAAGATGAGATTGCCAATGATTATCCTCTACCTGCTTATTACAAGAATTCCATTGAAGAAACTGACGAGCTCATAGTTTTTGACAATGACTATGATATCTTAAATGTTGATGACCTTCCTCGAAGCATGCTTCATAATTGGTGTCTGTACAATTCAGACTCAAGATTGATTTCATTGGAACTTCTTCCAATGAAACCTTGTGCAGACATTGATGTTACCATTTTTGGGTCGGGGGCTATGACTGGAGATGATGGAAGCGGCTTTTTTCTTGATTCTGATGGTTCTTCAAGTGGTCCAGGAGCAAAGGATGCTGATGGAATGCCGATTTACTTGAGTGCAATAAAGGAGTGGATGATTGAATTGggagcatcaatgatctcaataTCAATCCGAACAGATTTGGCCTGGTATAGACTTGGACAGCCATCTAAGCAGTATGCTCTGTGGTATGAACCAATTCTAAAAACAGCAAAGGTTGGTAGAAGCATAATCACATTGCTGAAAGAGCAAAGTCGAGTAGCACGGCTTTCTTTTGCAGAGGTCATTAAGAGATTGTCAGGGTTTCCAAAGGACCACTGTGCGTACATTTCTTCTGATCCGGCATTTGTTGAGAGATATGTGGTTGTCCATGGACAGATAATACTGCAACTGTTTTCAGAATTTCCTGATGCGCAGATTAAAAAGTGCCCATTTGTGGTTGGACTTACAAAGAAAATGGAGGAGAGACACCATACTAAGTGGTtggtaaagaagaagaaggttgtGGAGAAGAGTGGATCAAACTTGAACCCGAGGGCATCCATGGGACCTGTGGTTTCCAAGAAGAAGGCAATGCGGGCTACAACAACAAGGCTGATCAACAGAATCTGGGGGGAGTACTATTTAAATTACTCTCCAGAAGATTCGAATGAGGAGGAAGCTAATGGTGAAAAGAAAGAGCAGGAAGttgaagaagaggaggataAGGAGGACATAGAAgaggatgatgatgaagagAACGATAATGCAGCAGTAACGGAACAAGCCCAGAAGCCTAGTTCAATTTCAAGACAAACTAAATCATGCTCCAACAACAAGGAGATTCTGTGGGATGGGGAGCCTGTAGGCACAACATGTTCTGGCGAAGCTCTTTATATGCGTGCCAGTCTTCGTGGAGATGAAATTTCTGTTGGTGGTGCAGTCTTGGTAGAACTTGATGGATCAGATGAACTTCCTGCCATTTATTATGTGGAGTATATGTATGAAACAAGAAATGGAAGCAAAATGTTTCATGGGAGATTGATGGAACGAGGATCTCAGACTGTTCTTGGCAACACTGCCAACGAGAGGGAGGTATTTTTGACAAATGAGTGCACGAACTTGGCATTAAAGGTTGTTAAAGAGACATCAGTTGTGGATATCAAATTATTGCCGTGGGGGCATCAGTACAGGAAGGAGAATGAGGAAGCTAGCCAAAAAGACAGAGAAAGGGCAGAAGATAGGAAGAAGAAGGGATTGCCAACTGAATATTACTGTAAAAGCTTGTATTGCCCCGGGGAAGGTGCATTCTTTAGCCTTTCCTGTGATACCATGGGTCTGGGTTCTGGTGCTTGCAACTCTTGCAAAGTGCACGAAGCTGAGGAGGCCAAGGAGATTTTTAAAGTGAATTCATCAAAGACTGGTTTTGTATACAGGGGAGCCGAGTACTCAGTTCATGATTATGTCTATTTAAGTCCCCATTTGTTTTCTACTGAAAGGATGGAAACTGAAACTTTCAAGGCTGGTAGGAATTTGGGTCTGAGAGCTTATGTTGTGTGTCAAGTGCTGGAGATAATTGGTACAAAGGAATCTAAACGACCTGGACCAGAATCTACCCAGGTTAAAGTGAGAAGATTTTTCAGACCAGAGGACATTTCGGTTGAGAAGGCATACTGTTCTGATATTAGAGAGGTCTACTACAGTGAAGAAACACACCTTGTGACTGTTGATGATATAGAAGGAAAATGTGAAGTCAGAAAGAAGAGTGATCTTCCAGTATGCAATGCTCCTGTCACTTTTGAGCATATCTTCTTCTGTGAGTATCTGTATGATCCTTCTAATGGGTCTATCAAGCAGTTGCTGGCGGCCATCAAACTGAGGTACTCAACAGGAGGAGGTGGTGCGGAATCTACGAAGAGGAAGGGGAAAATCAAAGAAGGAGAAGATGTTTCAGAAGTTGAGAAACAGAGAGTTGATGCTGAGCAGAAACGTCTAGCCACATTAGATATATTTGCCGGGTGTGGTGGCTTGTCTGAAGGGCTGCGTCAGGCTGGCATTTCATTAACCAAGTGGGCAATTGAGTACGAAGAGCCTGCTGGTGATGCTTTCAAACTGAACCATCCCGAGTCACTGGTGTTTATCAATAACTGCAATGTGATCTTAAGGGCTGTAATGGAGAAATGTGGGGATACAGATGATTGCATCTCAACTTCTGAAGCTGCTGAATTGGCTAAAGCACTTGATGAGAAGGTTAAGAATGATCTGCCACTGCCATGGCAAGTGgatttcatcaatggaggacctcCATGCCAGGGTTTCTCTGGAATGAATAGGTTCAACCAAAGCACTTGGAGTAAAGTTCAGTGTGAAATGATTTTGGCATTCTTGTCCTTTGCTGACTACTTCCGGCCAAAGTATTTCCTCCTGGAGAATGTGAGGAACCTTGTGTCTTTCAACAAAGGACAGACTTTCCGTCTGACTCTGGCTTCCCTTCTTGAGATGGGTTACCAGGTGAGGTTTGGTATTCTGGAAGCTGGAGCTTATGGAGTTTCCCAGTCACGGAAGCGAGCATTCATATGGGCAGCTGCGCCCGATGAGATTCTCCCGGAGTGGCCAGAGCCAATGCATGTCTTTGGTGTACCAGAGTTGAAGATCAATTTGTCAGGGAACTCATATTATGCTGCCGTTCGAAGTACTGCAGGGGGAGCCCCTTTCCGTTCCATAACTGTCAGAGATACAATTGGAGATCTCCCAGCTGTAGGAAATGGAGCTTCTAAGGTCAATCTGGAGTACGAAGGAGACCCCATCTCATGGTTCCAGAAGAAAATGCGAGGGGAGATGGCTGTTCTGACTGATCACATTTCGAAAGAAATGAATGAGCTGAATCTCATTCGCTGCCAGAGGATTCCAAAGCGGCCAGGTGCTGATTGGCAATGCCTTCCAGACGAAAAGGTGAAGCTCTCTACTGGACAGATTGTTGACTTAATCCCGTGGTGCTTGCCCAACACGGCCAAGCGCCACAATCAGTGGAAGGGCCTGTTCGGAAGGCTTGACTGGGAAGGCAACTTCCCAACCTCCATCACAGATCCCCAGCCAATGGGAAAGGTGGGAATGTGCTTCCACCCTGACCAGGACAGAATTCTGACAGTTCGGGAATGCGCTCGGTCTCAAGGATTCAGGGATAACTACCAGTTTTCGGGCAACATTCTTCACAAGCACAGGCAGATTGGAAATGCAGTTCCTCCTACTTTGGCCTATGCGTTGGGACGAAAACTCAAGGAAGCAGTGGACAGCAAGAACAAGGCAGAGGAGTAG
- the LOC103425030 gene encoding DNA (cytosine-5)-methyltransferase 1-like isoform X1: MGSAAAAEAAEAAAVLETKGANGAKPPASPSSGMTKKKKKGKPASQKAAPTGSKTKKRNLPQSTEEPSKSRKMPKRAAACTDFKEKSVHISEKSNLIESKKDRVVDQETDAILLTSGEDQDAARPNRWLTDFIVHDESGLPQPVEMLEVADMFISGTILPLNESSDKDKERGVRCEGFGRIESWNISGYEEGSPVIWLSTDVADYDCRKPASSYRKYHDQFFEKARACIEVYKKLSKSKSDTTLDELLAAIARSMSGTKFFSGTAAIKEFVISQGEFIYDQLVGLEETSKKNDLPFTELPVLAALRDESRKCGSFVQSKPATSNGTLKIGSEVIGGEDGLISAGSSIVEAEENEDVKLARLLQEEEYWKSMKQKKRQGSAPGSSKYYIKINEDEIANDYPLPAYYKNSIEETDELIVFDNDYDILNVDDLPRSMLHNWCLYNSDSRLISLELLPMKPCADIDVTIFGSGAMTGDDGSGFFLDSDGSSSGPGAKDADGMPIYLSAIKEWMIELGASMISISIRTDLAWYRLGQPSKQYALWYEPILKTAKVGRSIITLLKEQSRVARLSFAEVIKRLSGFPKDHCAYISSDPAFVERYVVVHGQIILQLFSEFPDAQIKKCPFVVGLTKKMEERHHTKWLVKKKKVVEKSGSNLNPRASMGPVVSKKKAMRATTTRLINRIWGEYYLNYSPEDSNEEEANGEKKEQEVEEEEDKEDIEEDDDEENDNAAVTEQAQKPSSISRQTKSCSNNKEILWDGEPVGTTCSGEALYMRASLRGDEISVGGAVLVELDGSDELPAIYYVEYMYETRNGSKMFHGRLMERGSQTVLGNTANEREVFLTNECTNLALKVVKETSVVDIKLLPWGHQYRKENEEASQKDRERAEDRKKKGLPTEYYCKSLYCPGEGAFFSLSCDTMGLGSGACNSCKVHEAEEAKEIFKVNSSKTGFVYRGAEYSVHDYVYLSPHLFSTERMETETFKAGRNLGLRAYVVCQVLEIIGTKESKRPGPESTQVKVRRFFRPEDISVEKAYCSDIREVYYSEETHLVTVDDIEGKCEVRKKSDLPVCNAPVTFEHIFFCEYLYDPSNGSIKQLLAAIKLRYSTGGGGAESTKRKGKIKEGEDVSEVEKQRVDAEQKRLATLDIFAGCGGLSEGLRQAGISLTKWAIEYEEPAGDAFKLNHPESLVFINNCNVILRAVMEKCGDTDDCISTSEAAELAKALDEKVKNDLPLPWQVDFINGGPPCQGFSGMNRFNQSTWSKVQCEMILAFLSFADYFRPKYFLLENVRNLVSFNKGQTFRLTLASLLEMGYQVRFGILEAGAYGVSQSRKRAFIWAAAPDEILPEWPEPMHVFGVPELKINLSGNSYYAAVRSTAGGAPFRSITVRDTIGDLPAVGNGASKVNLEYEGDPISWFQKKMRGEMAVLTDHISKEMNELNLIRCQRIPKRPGADWQCLPDEKVKLSTGQIVDLIPWCLPNTAKRHNQWKGLFGRLDWEGNFPTSITDPQPMGKVGMCFHPDQDRILTVRECARSQGFRDNYQFSGNILHKHRQIGNAVPPTLAYALGRKLKEAVDSKNKAEE, encoded by the coding sequence GaatgacgaagaagaagaagaagggcaaACCAGCTTCCCAAAAGGCAGCACCTACCGGCTCCAAAACTAAGAAGCGAAATTTGCCTCAGAGCACTGAAGAGCCTTCCAAGTCTCGGAAAATGCCCAAGCGGGCTGCTGCATGTACAGACTTTAAAGAGAAGTCTGTTCACATTTCTGAAAAATCTAATCTTATTGAAAGCAAGAAGGATCGAGTAGTTGATCAAGAAACTGATGCTATACTCCTGACTTCTGGCGAGGACCAAGATGCAGCACGCCCAAACAGATGGCTGACTGATTTTATTGTGCATGATGAAAGTGGGTTACCCCAGCCTGTTGAGATGTTGGAAGTTGCTGACATGTTTATATCTGGTACTATATTGCCTCTCAATGAAAGTTCTGACAAGGACAAGGAAAGAGGTGTTAGATGTGAAGGTTTTGGGCGAATAGAATCTTGGAACATCTCTGGTTATGAAGAGGGCTCTCCTGTGATATGGCTCTCAACTGATGTTGCTGATTATGATTGTCGTAAACCTGCCAGCTCCTATAGGAAATACCATGATCAATTCTTTGAGAAAGCGCGTGCTTGCATAGAGGTTTACAAAAAGCTGTCAAAATCCAAATCTGACACTACTCTTGATGAATTACTTGCTGCCATTGCTCGATCAATGAGTGGAACCAAATTCTTTTCCGGTACTGCAGCTATCAAAGAATTTGTTATATCTCAAGGCGAGTTTATCTATGATCAACTGGTAGGTTTGGAGGAAACATCAAAGAAGAATGATCTGCCGTTTACAGAGCTGCCTGTTCTTGCTGCCCTTAGAGATGAGAGCAGAAAGTGTGGAAGTTTTGTGCAATCAAAACCGGCAACTTCAAATGGAACTCTAAAGATTGGTTCGGAAGTTATAGGCGGAGAGGATGGACTGATTTCAGCCGGTTCATCCATAGTTGAAGCTGAGGAAAATGAGGATGTAAAGTTGGCAAGACTTTTGCAAGAAGAAGAGTACTGGAAGTCAATGAAACAGAAAAAGCGTCAGGGTTCTGCCCCTGGGTCGAGCAAATACTACATCAAAATTAATGAAGATGAGATTGCCAATGATTATCCTCTACCTGCTTATTACAAGAATTCCATTGAAGAAACTGACGAGCTCATAGTTTTTGACAATGACTATGATATCTTAAATGTTGATGACCTTCCTCGAAGCATGCTTCATAATTGGTGTCTGTACAATTCAGACTCAAGATTGATTTCATTGGAACTTCTTCCAATGAAACCTTGTGCAGACATTGATGTTACCATTTTTGGGTCGGGGGCTATGACTGGAGATGATGGAAGCGGCTTTTTTCTTGATTCTGATGGTTCTTCAAGTGGTCCAGGAGCAAAGGATGCTGATGGAATGCCGATTTACTTGAGTGCAATAAAGGAGTGGATGATTGAATTGggagcatcaatgatctcaataTCAATCCGAACAGATTTGGCCTGGTATAGACTTGGACAGCCATCTAAGCAGTATGCTCTGTGGTATGAACCAATTCTAAAAACAGCAAAGGTTGGTAGAAGCATAATCACATTGCTGAAAGAGCAAAGTCGAGTAGCACGGCTTTCTTTTGCAGAGGTCATTAAGAGATTGTCAGGGTTTCCAAAGGACCACTGTGCGTACATTTCTTCTGATCCGGCATTTGTTGAGAGATATGTGGTTGTCCATGGACAGATAATACTGCAACTGTTTTCAGAATTTCCTGATGCGCAGATTAAAAAGTGCCCATTTGTGGTTGGACTTACAAAGAAAATGGAGGAGAGACACCATACTAAGTGGTtggtaaagaagaagaaggttgtGGAGAAGAGTGGATCAAACTTGAACCCGAGGGCATCCATGGGACCTGTGGTTTCCAAGAAGAAGGCAATGCGGGCTACAACAACAAGGCTGATCAACAGAATCTGGGGGGAGTACTATTTAAATTACTCTCCAGAAGATTCGAATGAGGAGGAAGCTAATGGTGAAAAGAAAGAGCAGGAAGttgaagaagaggaggataAGGAGGACATAGAAgaggatgatgatgaagagAACGATAATGCAGCAGTAACGGAACAAGCCCAGAAGCCTAGTTCAATTTCAAGACAAACTAAATCATGCTCCAACAACAAGGAGATTCTGTGGGATGGGGAGCCTGTAGGCACAACATGTTCTGGCGAAGCTCTTTATATGCGTGCCAGTCTTCGTGGAGATGAAATTTCTGTTGGTGGTGCAGTCTTGGTAGAACTTGATGGATCAGATGAACTTCCTGCCATTTATTATGTGGAGTATATGTATGAAACAAGAAATGGAAGCAAAATGTTTCATGGGAGATTGATGGAACGAGGATCTCAGACTGTTCTTGGCAACACTGCCAACGAGAGGGAGGTATTTTTGACAAATGAGTGCACGAACTTGGCATTAAAGGTTGTTAAAGAGACATCAGTTGTGGATATCAAATTATTGCCGTGGGGGCATCAGTACAGGAAGGAGAATGAGGAAGCTAGCCAAAAAGACAGAGAAAGGGCAGAAGATAGGAAGAAGAAGGGATTGCCAACTGAATATTACTGTAAAAGCTTGTATTGCCCCGGGGAAGGTGCATTCTTTAGCCTTTCCTGTGATACCATGGGTCTGGGTTCTGGTGCTTGCAACTCTTGCAAAGTGCACGAAGCTGAGGAGGCCAAGGAGATTTTTAAAGTGAATTCATCAAAGACTGGTTTTGTATACAGGGGAGCCGAGTACTCAGTTCATGATTATGTCTATTTAAGTCCCCATTTGTTTTCTACTGAAAGGATGGAAACTGAAACTTTCAAGGCTGGTAGGAATTTGGGTCTGAGAGCTTATGTTGTGTGTCAAGTGCTGGAGATAATTGGTACAAAGGAATCTAAACGACCTGGACCAGAATCTACCCAGGTTAAAGTGAGAAGATTTTTCAGACCAGAGGACATTTCGGTTGAGAAGGCATACTGTTCTGATATTAGAGAGGTCTACTACAGTGAAGAAACACACCTTGTGACTGTTGATGATATAGAAGGAAAATGTGAAGTCAGAAAGAAGAGTGATCTTCCAGTATGCAATGCTCCTGTCACTTTTGAGCATATCTTCTTCTGTGAGTATCTGTATGATCCTTCTAATGGGTCTATCAAGCAGTTGCTGGCGGCCATCAAACTGAGGTACTCAACAGGAGGAGGTGGTGCGGAATCTACGAAGAGGAAGGGGAAAATCAAAGAAGGAGAAGATGTTTCAGAAGTTGAGAAACAGAGAGTTGATGCTGAGCAGAAACGTCTAGCCACATTAGATATATTTGCCGGGTGTGGTGGCTTGTCTGAAGGGCTGCGTCAGGCTGGCATTTCATTAACCAAGTGGGCAATTGAGTACGAAGAGCCTGCTGGTGATGCTTTCAAACTGAACCATCCCGAGTCACTGGTGTTTATCAATAACTGCAATGTGATCTTAAGGGCTGTAATGGAGAAATGTGGGGATACAGATGATTGCATCTCAACTTCTGAAGCTGCTGAATTGGCTAAAGCACTTGATGAGAAGGTTAAGAATGATCTGCCACTGCCATGGCAAGTGgatttcatcaatggaggacctcCATGCCAGGGTTTCTCTGGAATGAATAGGTTCAACCAAAGCACTTGGAGTAAAGTTCAGTGTGAAATGATTTTGGCATTCTTGTCCTTTGCTGACTACTTCCGGCCAAAGTATTTCCTCCTGGAGAATGTGAGGAACCTTGTGTCTTTCAACAAAGGACAGACTTTCCGTCTGACTCTGGCTTCCCTTCTTGAGATGGGTTACCAGGTGAGGTTTGGTATTCTGGAAGCTGGAGCTTATGGAGTTTCCCAGTCACGGAAGCGAGCATTCATATGGGCAGCTGCGCCCGATGAGATTCTCCCGGAGTGGCCAGAGCCAATGCATGTCTTTGGTGTACCAGAGTTGAAGATCAATTTGTCAGGGAACTCATATTATGCTGCCGTTCGAAGTACTGCAGGGGGAGCCCCTTTCCGTTCCATAACTGTCAGAGATACAATTGGAGATCTCCCAGCTGTAGGAAATGGAGCTTCTAAGGTCAATCTGGAGTACGAAGGAGACCCCATCTCATGGTTCCAGAAGAAAATGCGAGGGGAGATGGCTGTTCTGACTGATCACATTTCGAAAGAAATGAATGAGCTGAATCTCATTCGCTGCCAGAGGATTCCAAAGCGGCCAGGTGCTGATTGGCAATGCCTTCCAGACGAAAAGGTGAAGCTCTCTACTGGACAGATTGTTGACTTAATCCCGTGGTGCTTGCCCAACACGGCCAAGCGCCACAATCAGTGGAAGGGCCTGTTCGGAAGGCTTGACTGGGAAGGCAACTTCCCAACCTCCATCACAGATCCCCAGCCAATGGGAAAGGTGGGAATGTGCTTCCACCCTGACCAGGACAGAATTCTGACAGTTCGGGAATGCGCTCGGTCTCAAGGATTCAGGGATAACTACCAGTTTTCGGGCAACATTCTTCACAAGCACAGGCAGATTGGAAATGCAGTTCCTCCTACTTTGGCCTATGCGTTGGGACGAAAACTCAAGGAAGCAGTGGACAGCAAGAACAAGGCAGAGGAGTAG